Proteins co-encoded in one Streptomyces sp. NBC_01283 genomic window:
- a CDS encoding M1 family metallopeptidase — protein sequence MLLTPRVKASRPRTLRIATALLAAATSATLLAAGAPSPAKPLGIGDRLFPHLGNPGYDVMSYDIAFTYGGDNKKPLDAVTVIDARASAPLERVNLDFAHGKVRSVDVNGEPARFETTGEDLVVTPAQPLSQGEQMRITVRHTSDPAPTKDQDGGWVPTADGLAMANQADAGHRVFPCNDHPADKAQFTFRVTTPKALTAVANGLPVATAHMGSTTTRVFRTRHPMATELAQVSIGRSTVVHRSGPHGLPVRDVVPTKDRKVMERWLKKTPDQISWMEGKVGRYPFEAYGVLMAQAQTGFELETQTLSLFERDLFKRPEFPEWYVDSIMVHELAHQWFGDSVSPRSWSDLWLNEGHATWYEALFAEEKSKKPLRKRMREAYRQSDGWRAAGGPPAAPKGPAPGQKISIFRPVVYDGSALVLYALRQEIGQDDFDRLERDFVRTYRDGNATTADFVRLASTISGRDLSGFFDAWLYGAKTPPMPGHPDWRKAAAAGK from the coding sequence ATGCTGCTCACCCCCCGGGTCAAGGCCTCACGGCCGAGGACTCTCCGCATCGCGACCGCGCTCCTGGCCGCGGCCACCTCCGCCACCCTCCTCGCCGCGGGCGCGCCGTCACCGGCCAAGCCGCTCGGCATCGGCGACCGGCTCTTCCCGCACCTGGGCAATCCCGGGTACGACGTCATGTCGTACGACATCGCCTTCACGTACGGCGGTGACAACAAGAAGCCGCTCGATGCAGTGACGGTGATCGACGCCCGTGCGAGCGCCCCGCTGGAGCGGGTCAACCTCGACTTCGCCCACGGCAAGGTCCGCTCCGTCGACGTCAACGGCGAACCAGCCCGCTTCGAGACCACCGGTGAGGATCTGGTCGTCACGCCGGCGCAGCCGCTGAGCCAGGGCGAGCAGATGCGGATCACCGTCCGGCACACCAGCGATCCCGCTCCCACGAAGGACCAGGACGGTGGCTGGGTGCCGACCGCCGACGGGCTCGCCATGGCCAATCAGGCAGACGCCGGGCACCGTGTGTTCCCGTGCAACGACCACCCCGCCGACAAGGCACAGTTCACGTTCCGCGTGACCACCCCGAAGGCGCTCACCGCCGTCGCCAACGGACTGCCGGTCGCCACGGCGCATATGGGGTCCACCACCACGCGGGTCTTCCGCACCCGCCACCCCATGGCCACGGAACTGGCGCAGGTGTCCATCGGCCGCTCCACCGTGGTGCACCGCTCCGGGCCGCACGGCCTCCCCGTACGCGATGTGGTGCCCACCAAGGACCGCAAGGTGATGGAGCGCTGGCTGAAGAAGACGCCTGACCAGATCAGCTGGATGGAGGGGAAGGTCGGCCGCTACCCCTTCGAGGCGTACGGCGTGCTGATGGCTCAGGCACAGACCGGCTTCGAACTAGAGACGCAGACCCTGTCCCTCTTCGAGCGCGACCTGTTCAAGCGGCCCGAGTTCCCTGAGTGGTATGTGGACTCGATCATGGTGCACGAGCTGGCGCACCAGTGGTTCGGCGACAGCGTGAGCCCGAGGTCCTGGTCCGATCTCTGGCTCAACGAAGGGCACGCCACCTGGTACGAGGCCCTCTTCGCCGAGGAGAAGTCGAAGAAGCCCCTGCGGAAGCGGATGCGTGAGGCCTATCGGCAGTCGGACGGCTGGCGTGCCGCGGGCGGACCGCCGGCCGCGCCGAAGGGACCCGCGCCGGGCCAGAAGATCAGCATCTTCCGCCCGGTGGTGTACGACGGCAGCGCGCTGGTGCTCTACGCGCTGCGGCAGGAGATCGGGCAGGACGACTTCGACCGCCTGGAGCGCGACTTCGTGCGCACCTACCGGGACGGCAACGCGACGACCGCGGACTTCGTGCGGCTCGCCTCGACGATCTCGGGCCGCGACCTGAGCGGCTTCTTCGACGCCTGGCTGTACGGCGCGAAGACGCCGCCGATGCCGGGCCATCCGGACTGGCGTAAGGCAGCCGCAGCCGGGAAATAA
- a CDS encoding bifunctional (p)ppGpp synthetase/guanosine-3',5'-bis(diphosphate) 3'-pyrophosphohydrolase encodes MSAEATNPAMSGPATPAAQRRRGRPRLDLRRLGRAALMGPATRDRLPDAIGHVAEAHRAHYPDADLEPLRRAWVLAESSHRGQMRKSGEPYITHPLAVTLILAQLGAETTTLTASLLHDTVEDTDVTLDQVRTEFGDDVCYLVDGVTKLEKVDYGAAAEPETFRKMLVATGNDVRVMSIKLADRLHNMRTLGVMRPEKQARIAKVTRDVLIPLAERLGVQALKTELEDLVFAILLPEEYSRVQELIEANAAHGGDPLEGTADDVRAVLREAGIAAEVLIRPRHYFSVHRVHRKRGEMRAADFGRLLVLVNEDADCYGVLGELHTCFTPVVSEFKDFIAVPKFNLYQSLHTAVARPDGEVAEVLIRTHQMHKVAEAGVVALRNPYAPPSEEQSDAGSNAPSDDAVEGERADPTRPGWLSRLLDWQEAAPDPDTFWSTLREDLAQDREIAVFRPDGGTLGLPAGASCVDAAYAQYGEDAHACIGARVNGRLATLSTVLRDGDTVQLLMGQDAASGPSREWLDHARTPAARIAIRRWLTTHPTPASAPAASPPEKTAPAPPPQASDFPRPAAANAVVDREGASVRLAGCCTPVPPDEVTAFAVRGGVVTVHRVECPAVARMKEVGRAEVGVRWGDSAECRVTLIAESFGRAHLLADLTEAIALEGVEVMSATVEPPSQQRVRHTYTLQLPDAAHLPGLMRAMRAVPGVYDVSRAQHPTAATS; translated from the coding sequence ATGAGTGCGGAGGCCACAAACCCCGCGATGTCTGGCCCCGCGACGCCCGCAGCGCAGCGCAGGCGCGGTCGTCCACGGCTTGACCTGCGCAGGCTCGGCCGGGCGGCCCTGATGGGGCCCGCCACCCGGGACCGCTTGCCGGATGCGATCGGCCATGTGGCGGAAGCCCATCGCGCCCACTACCCGGACGCGGATCTGGAGCCCTTGCGGCGCGCGTGGGTCCTGGCGGAGTCCTCCCACCGCGGCCAGATGCGCAAGAGCGGTGAGCCGTACATCACACATCCGCTCGCGGTGACCCTGATCCTGGCCCAACTGGGCGCCGAGACCACGACCTTGACCGCGTCGCTGCTCCACGACACCGTCGAGGACACGGACGTGACACTCGATCAGGTGCGCACGGAGTTCGGCGACGACGTCTGCTATCTGGTCGACGGCGTCACGAAGCTGGAAAAGGTCGACTACGGAGCGGCCGCCGAGCCCGAGACCTTCCGCAAGATGCTCGTGGCCACCGGCAACGACGTACGCGTCATGTCGATCAAACTCGCCGACCGCCTGCACAACATGCGCACGCTCGGTGTCATGCGCCCCGAGAAACAGGCACGGATCGCCAAGGTGACGCGGGACGTGCTCATTCCGCTCGCCGAACGCCTCGGCGTGCAGGCGCTCAAGACCGAGCTCGAGGACCTCGTCTTCGCGATCCTCCTCCCGGAGGAGTACTCCCGGGTCCAGGAGCTGATCGAGGCCAACGCCGCGCACGGGGGAGACCCGCTGGAAGGGACGGCGGACGACGTCCGCGCGGTGCTGCGCGAGGCGGGCATCGCCGCCGAAGTCCTCATCAGGCCGCGGCACTACTTCTCGGTCCACCGGGTGCACCGCAAACGCGGCGAGATGCGCGCGGCCGACTTCGGACGCCTCCTGGTCCTGGTGAACGAGGACGCGGACTGTTACGGCGTCCTCGGTGAGCTGCACACCTGCTTCACGCCGGTGGTCTCGGAGTTCAAGGACTTCATCGCCGTACCGAAGTTCAACCTCTACCAATCGCTGCACACGGCCGTGGCCCGCCCGGACGGAGAGGTCGCCGAAGTCCTCATCCGTACGCATCAGATGCACAAGGTGGCCGAGGCCGGCGTCGTCGCCCTGCGCAATCCGTACGCTCCTCCTTCGGAGGAGCAGTCCGACGCCGGAAGCAACGCCCCCTCCGACGACGCCGTCGAGGGTGAGCGCGCCGACCCGACCCGGCCCGGCTGGCTCTCCCGCCTCCTCGACTGGCAGGAAGCGGCCCCCGACCCGGACACGTTCTGGTCCACGCTCCGCGAAGACCTCGCCCAGGACCGCGAGATCGCCGTCTTCCGCCCCGACGGCGGCACCCTGGGACTGCCCGCGGGCGCGAGCTGCGTCGACGCCGCCTACGCCCAGTACGGCGAGGACGCCCACGCCTGCATCGGAGCACGTGTCAACGGACGCCTGGCGACGCTGAGCACGGTCCTGCGGGACGGTGACACGGTCCAGTTGCTCATGGGACAGGACGCGGCGTCCGGACCATCGCGCGAGTGGCTCGACCACGCGCGCACGCCCGCCGCGAGGATCGCCATCCGGCGCTGGCTCACGACCCACCCCACGCCCGCGTCGGCGCCCGCGGCGTCACCCCCGGAGAAGACAGCCCCCGCGCCCCCGCCGCAGGCCTCGGACTTCCCGCGCCCCGCCGCGGCGAACGCCGTGGTGGACAGGGAAGGCGCGAGCGTACGGCTCGCGGGCTGCTGTACGCCCGTCCCGCCCGACGAGGTGACCGCCTTCGCCGTCCGCGGCGGCGTCGTCACCGTGCACCGCGTCGAGTGTCCCGCCGTCGCGCGCATGAAGGAGGTGGGGCGTGCCGAGGTCGGCGTGCGCTGGGGAGACAGCGCGGAGTGCCGGGTGACACTGATCGCCGAATCGTTCGGGCGTGCGCATCTGCTGGCGGACCTCACCGAAGCCATCGCCCTGGAGGGCGTCGAGGTCATGTCGGCGACCGTCGAGCCGCCGAGCCAGCAGCGCGTGCGTCACACGTACACGCTGCAACTGCCGGACGCGGCGCACCTTCCGGGGCTGATGCGCGCCATGCGGGCGGTGCCCGGGGTGTACGACGTCAGCCGTGCCCAGCACCCCACGGCGGCGACTTCGTAG
- the dapF gene encoding diaminopimelate epimerase: MSTRIAFLKGHGTENDFVIIPDPENAIELPPAAVAALCDRRAGIGGDGLLHVVRSAAHPEVRHLAAEAEWFMDYRNGDGSIAEMCGNGVRVFARYLQRAGLVGEGDLAVATRGGVKTVHIAKAAAGGDVTVGMGKASFPEGDVSVSVADHQWPARNVNMGNPHAVAFVDDLSHAGNLYDPPPFSPASAYPDGVNVEFVVDRGPRHVAMRVHERGAGETRSCGTGACAVAVAAARRDGADPAATGSPVTYTVDLPGGSLVITERPDGEIEMTGPAVIVVEGEIDAKWFETVNP; this comes from the coding sequence ATGAGCACGCGGATCGCCTTCCTCAAGGGGCACGGGACCGAGAACGACTTCGTGATCATCCCTGACCCCGAGAACGCCATCGAGCTGCCCCCGGCCGCTGTCGCCGCCCTGTGCGACCGCCGTGCGGGCATCGGGGGCGACGGTCTGCTGCACGTCGTGCGTTCCGCGGCCCACCCCGAGGTGCGCCACTTGGCCGCCGAGGCCGAATGGTTCATGGACTACCGCAACGGCGACGGCTCGATCGCGGAGATGTGCGGCAACGGCGTGCGCGTCTTCGCCCGCTATCTGCAGCGCGCCGGACTGGTGGGTGAGGGCGATCTGGCCGTCGCCACCCGGGGCGGCGTGAAGACTGTGCACATCGCCAAGGCGGCGGCCGGCGGGGATGTCACCGTCGGCATGGGCAAGGCGTCCTTCCCCGAAGGGGACGTCAGCGTCTCCGTGGCCGATCACCAGTGGCCGGCGCGCAACGTGAACATGGGCAACCCGCACGCGGTCGCCTTCGTGGACGACCTGAGCCACGCGGGCAACCTGTACGACCCGCCGCCATTCAGCCCCGCCTCGGCCTACCCGGACGGTGTGAACGTCGAGTTCGTCGTCGACCGTGGCCCTCGTCACGTCGCCATGCGGGTGCACGAGCGCGGCGCGGGCGAGACCCGCTCGTGCGGCACGGGAGCGTGCGCCGTGGCCGTCGCGGCGGCGCGCAGGGACGGGGCGGACCCCGCGGCGACCGGTTCGCCGGTCACGTACACCGTCGATCTGCCTGGTGGGAGCCTGGTGATCACCGAGCGGCCCGACGGCGAGATCGAGATGACGGGCCCCGCGGTGATCGTCGTCGAAGGCGAGATCGACGCGAAATGGTTCGAAACTGTAAACCCGTGA
- the miaA gene encoding tRNA (adenosine(37)-N6)-dimethylallyltransferase MiaA, which yields MSRAAPAPRVIAVVGPTAAGKSDLGVFLAQRLGGEVVNADSMQLYTGMDIGTAKLTLEERDGVPHHLLDIWDVTEAASVAEYQKLARAEIDRLLADGRWPILVGGSGLYVRGAVDHLEFPGTDPAIRARLEEELALHGSGALHARLAAADPGAGQAILPSNGRRIVRALEVIEITGKPFTANLPGHDSVYDTVQIGVDVGRPELDERIATRVDRMWDAGLVDEVRALEAVGLREGRTASRALGYQQVLAALAGECTDDEARTETVRATKRFARRQDSWFRRDPRVHWLSGAIADRGELPGQAMALVERAVTA from the coding sequence GTGAGTAGAGCAGCTCCCGCACCGCGGGTCATCGCCGTCGTCGGGCCCACCGCGGCAGGAAAGTCCGATCTAGGCGTTTTTCTGGCCCAACGCCTCGGCGGTGAAGTCGTCAACGCCGACTCCATGCAGCTCTACACAGGGATGGACATCGGCACCGCCAAGCTGACGCTCGAAGAGCGCGACGGCGTGCCGCACCACCTCCTCGACATCTGGGATGTCACGGAAGCGGCGAGCGTCGCCGAGTACCAGAAGCTGGCGCGGGCCGAGATCGACCGCCTCCTTGCCGACGGACGCTGGCCGATCCTGGTCGGCGGCTCAGGGCTCTACGTCAGGGGCGCCGTCGACCACCTGGAGTTCCCCGGCACGGACCCCGCGATCCGGGCCCGCCTGGAGGAAGAGCTCGCGCTCCACGGCTCCGGCGCGCTCCATGCCCGCCTCGCCGCCGCCGACCCCGGAGCGGGCCAGGCCATCCTCCCCAGCAACGGCCGCCGGATCGTCCGCGCCCTTGAGGTCATCGAGATCACCGGCAAGCCCTTCACCGCCAACCTCCCCGGCCACGACTCCGTCTACGACACCGTCCAGATCGGCGTCGACGTCGGCCGCCCCGAGCTCGACGAACGCATCGCCACGCGCGTGGACCGCATGTGGGACGCGGGCCTCGTCGACGAGGTGCGCGCACTGGAGGCCGTGGGCCTGCGCGAGGGGCGTACGGCGTCACGCGCGCTCGGCTACCAGCAGGTGCTCGCGGCGCTCGCGGGGGAGTGCACCGACGACGAGGCGCGCACGGAGACGGTGCGCGCGACCAAGCGTTTCGCACGCCGTCAGGACTCGTGGTTCCGCCGCGATCCCCGGGTGCACTGGCTCAGTGGCGCCATCGCCGATCGAGGGGAACTCCCAGGACAAGCAATGGCGTTGGTCGAACGAGCGGTCACAGCCTGA
- a CDS encoding antitoxin: protein MGFLQNLKDKLAPAKDKVAGLAQQHGDKIDQGLEKAAKVVDDKTKGKYSDKIQTGTGKAKEAMDRLAGTPDEGKGTGGGPSGGTTPPTPPPAP from the coding sequence ATGGGCTTCCTGCAGAACCTGAAGGACAAGCTCGCCCCGGCGAAGGACAAGGTCGCGGGCCTCGCGCAGCAGCACGGGGACAAGATCGACCAAGGTCTCGAAAAGGCCGCGAAGGTGGTCGACGACAAGACCAAGGGCAAGTACAGCGACAAGATCCAGACGGGGACGGGCAAGGCGAAAGAAGCCATGGACCGCCTCGCCGGGACGCCCGACGAGGGCAAGGGCACGGGTGGCGGCCCCAGTGGCGGCACGACCCCTCCGACGCCTCCTCCGGCTCCCTGA
- a CDS encoding class III extradiol dioxygenase subunit B-like domain-containing protein: MLVAAAVCPCPPLLVPQVAAGAAPELDAARAACTDAIGVLAAARVDRLIVIGPAEQNGRGPHPQGARGSFRGFGVDLDVRLGRSGGMPRMTGGSDAAERELPPSLAVAAWLLDRTEWSAAPLEGLGVGEPLAAERCIQVGGEIAARADRVALLVMGDASACRTLKAPGYLDERAAGFDAEAARALGAADVDALKTLDEELAYELKAAGRAPWQVLAGAAEGAGLSGELLYEDAPYGVGYLVAAWS, encoded by the coding sequence ATGCTTGTCGCCGCAGCCGTCTGCCCCTGCCCGCCCCTGCTCGTCCCCCAGGTCGCCGCGGGTGCTGCCCCCGAACTGGACGCCGCGCGCGCCGCGTGCACGGACGCCATCGGGGTGCTCGCCGCCGCACGGGTCGACCGGCTCATCGTGATCGGCCCCGCCGAGCAGAACGGCCGCGGACCGCATCCGCAGGGCGCGCGGGGGTCCTTCCGCGGCTTCGGCGTGGACCTGGACGTACGGCTGGGACGTTCCGGCGGCATGCCCCGTATGACAGGCGGTTCGGACGCGGCGGAGCGTGAGCTTCCGCCCTCGCTCGCCGTCGCCGCCTGGCTCCTCGACCGTACGGAGTGGTCGGCGGCACCGCTGGAAGGGCTCGGCGTGGGGGAACCTCTGGCGGCCGAGCGGTGTATCCAAGTCGGAGGGGAGATCGCTGCTCGGGCCGACCGCGTGGCTCTGCTGGTGATGGGCGACGCCAGCGCGTGCCGCACGCTGAAGGCGCCGGGGTATCTCGACGAGCGGGCGGCCGGGTTCGACGCGGAGGCCGCCCGTGCGCTGGGCGCTGCGGACGTCGATGCGCTCAAGACGCTGGACGAGGAGCTGGCGTACGAACTGAAGGCGGCGGGCCGGGCGCCGTGGCAGGTGCTCGCGGGTGCGGCCGAGGGAGCGGGCCTGAGCGGCGAGCTGCTCTACGAGGACGCTCCGTACGGCGTGGGGTACCTGGTCGCGGCCTGGTCGTAG
- the miaB gene encoding tRNA (N6-isopentenyl adenosine(37)-C2)-methylthiotransferase MiaB, translated as MSSGDRGQAVGVKGTYEVRTYGCQMNVHDSERLSGLLEGAGYERAPEGSDGDADVVVFNTCAVRENADNRLYGNLGRLAPMKTKRPGMQIAVGGCLAQKDRDTIVEKAPWVDVVFGTHNIGKLPVLLERARVQEEAQVEIAESLEAFPSTLPTRRESAYAAWVSISVGCNNTCTFCIVPALRGKEKDRRTGDILAEIEALVAEGVSEITLLGQNVNAYGSDIGDREAFSKLLRACGKIEGLERVRFTSPHPRDFTDDVIAAMAETPNVMPQLHMPLQSGSDPILKAMRRSYRQDRFLGIIEKVRAAMPEAAITTDIIVGFPGETEEDFEQTMHVVREARFANAFTFQYSKRPGTPAATMEGQIPKEVVQARYMRLSALQEEIAWDENKKQVGRTLDLMVAEGEGRKDGATHRLSGRAPDNRLVHFTKPETEVRPGDVVTVEITYAAPHHLLAEGAVLNVRPTRAGDAWEKRNAEAAAKPAGVMLGLPKVGAPEPLPVASGSGCGCD; from the coding sequence ATGAGCAGCGGCGACCGGGGACAGGCAGTGGGCGTTAAAGGAACGTACGAGGTACGCACTTACGGGTGCCAGATGAACGTCCACGATTCGGAGCGCCTCTCCGGGCTCCTGGAGGGCGCCGGCTACGAACGCGCGCCCGAGGGCTCGGACGGCGACGCCGACGTGGTCGTCTTCAACACGTGCGCCGTGCGGGAGAACGCCGACAACCGTCTGTACGGGAACCTCGGCCGCCTGGCGCCGATGAAGACCAAGCGGCCCGGCATGCAGATCGCCGTCGGCGGCTGCCTGGCCCAGAAGGACCGCGACACCATCGTCGAGAAGGCCCCCTGGGTCGACGTCGTCTTCGGCACCCACAACATCGGCAAGCTGCCGGTGCTCCTGGAGAGGGCCCGCGTCCAGGAAGAGGCGCAGGTCGAGATCGCCGAGTCCCTGGAGGCGTTCCCCTCGACGCTGCCCACGCGCCGCGAGAGCGCCTACGCGGCCTGGGTCTCCATCTCCGTGGGCTGCAACAACACCTGCACGTTCTGCATCGTGCCCGCCCTGCGCGGCAAGGAGAAGGACCGCAGGACCGGCGACATCCTCGCCGAGATCGAGGCGCTCGTCGCCGAGGGCGTCTCCGAGATCACCCTGCTCGGCCAGAACGTGAACGCGTACGGCTCGGACATCGGTGACCGCGAGGCCTTCAGCAAGCTCCTCCGGGCCTGCGGGAAGATCGAGGGCCTGGAGCGCGTGCGCTTCACGTCCCCGCACCCGCGCGACTTCACGGACGACGTGATCGCCGCCATGGCCGAGACGCCGAACGTCATGCCGCAGCTCCATATGCCGCTCCAGTCGGGTTCGGACCCGATCCTGAAGGCGATGCGCCGCTCGTACCGCCAGGACCGCTTCCTCGGCATCATCGAGAAGGTCCGCGCCGCGATGCCCGAGGCCGCGATCACCACCGACATCATCGTCGGCTTCCCCGGGGAGACCGAGGAGGACTTCGAGCAGACGATGCACGTGGTCCGCGAGGCCCGCTTCGCCAATGCCTTCACCTTCCAGTACTCCAAGCGCCCCGGTACGCCCGCGGCGACCATGGAGGGGCAGATCCCCAAGGAGGTCGTCCAGGCGCGCTACATGCGTCTGTCCGCCCTCCAGGAGGAGATCGCCTGGGACGAGAACAAGAAGCAGGTCGGCAGGACGCTCGACCTGATGGTGGCCGAGGGCGAGGGCCGCAAGGACGGCGCCACCCACCGCCTCTCCGGACGCGCCCCCGACAACCGTCTGGTCCACTTCACCAAGCCCGAGACCGAGGTCCGCCCTGGTGACGTGGTGACGGTGGAGATCACGTACGCGGCGCCGCACCACCTGCTCGCCGAGGGTGCCGTCCTGAACGTGCGCCCCACGCGCGCGGGTGACGCCTGGGAGAAGCGCAACGCCGAGGCGGCCGCCAAGCCCGCGGGCGTGATGCTCGGGCTGCCGAAGGTGGGCGCCCCCGAGCCGCTCCCGGTGGCCTCCGGAAGCGGCTGCGGCTGCGACTGA
- a CDS encoding TAXI family TRAP transporter solute-binding subunit, translating to MFTALPRLSRRRALQGAAAALVVFGLLMWWLVPVGDDSPGGRMTFSTGVKNAVYERYGKLLRTAISHDMPKVDVELLNSEGSQQNVERVATGKADFTIAAADAVEKYRLEGRAGAERLRGCARLYDDYVQLVVRRTSGIDRAKDLRGKKVAVGQPRSGVRLIAERVLKAADLDPGKDLTSVNAGIDTAPDLLKNGDIDAFFWSGGLPTSTVAKLSEEFDIRLVPLGDLVDALHEQGGASRYYRAAVMPADAYPAVQQHDAVPTLAVANLLVTTDRADPKLTEGLTRTVIDSRDHIGGEVHAAQLVDLRTALYTDPLDLHEGARRYYQSVKP from the coding sequence ATGTTCACGGCACTCCCCCGCCTCAGCAGGCGCCGCGCACTCCAGGGTGCGGCGGCCGCCCTTGTGGTCTTCGGGCTCCTGATGTGGTGGCTCGTCCCGGTGGGCGACGACTCTCCGGGGGGCCGGATGACGTTCAGCACGGGCGTGAAGAACGCGGTGTACGAGCGGTACGGCAAGCTCCTGCGGACCGCGATCTCCCATGACATGCCCAAGGTGGACGTGGAGCTGCTCAACAGCGAGGGATCGCAGCAGAACGTCGAGCGGGTGGCCACGGGGAAGGCCGATTTCACCATCGCCGCCGCCGACGCCGTCGAGAAGTACCGCCTGGAGGGGCGGGCGGGCGCGGAGCGGCTGCGGGGCTGTGCGCGGCTGTATGACGACTACGTCCAGCTCGTCGTCCGGCGCACTTCTGGCATCGACAGGGCGAAGGACCTGCGGGGCAAGAAGGTGGCCGTGGGGCAGCCGCGCTCGGGCGTGCGGCTGATAGCGGAACGCGTGCTCAAGGCCGCCGACCTCGATCCCGGAAAGGACCTCACGTCGGTGAACGCCGGTATCGACACGGCGCCCGATCTTCTCAAGAATGGCGACATCGACGCCTTCTTCTGGTCGGGCGGACTGCCGACCAGCACCGTCGCCAAGCTCTCCGAGGAGTTCGACATCCGTCTCGTCCCGCTCGGCGACCTCGTGGACGCGCTGCACGAGCAGGGCGGGGCCTCCCGCTACTACCGGGCGGCGGTGATGCCCGCCGACGCCTATCCCGCCGTCCAGCAGCACGACGCCGTACCGACCCTGGCCGTGGCGAACCTCCTGGTCACCACGGACCGGGCGGACCCGAAGCTGACCGAGGGGCTGACCCGCACGGTGATCGACAGCCGTGATCACATCGGTGGCGAGGTGCACGCGGCCCAGTTGGTGGACCTGCGAACCGCGCTCTACACGGACCCGCTCGACCTGCACGAGGGTGCGCGCCGCTACTACCAGTCGGTCAAGCCGTAG
- a CDS encoding ATP-binding protein, whose product MRSRLLPLLIVLMAGVLLALGFPLAVSVAAAQQQKVVIDRIDDTARFAALAQFVTKRPTGSRLRDKDERRETLQTELDYYHQVYGIKAGVFFRDREPMALAPGDWFLPPRGAEVREAFEEALRSRGSHDPRQVWPWRRGRLVVASPVIRDGDVIAVVVTDSPTGRMRSKTLQGWLLIGAGESAAMLLAVGAALRLTGWVLRPVRVLDATTHDIATGRLKSRVAAAGGPPELRRLARSFNEMADNVQDVLEQQRAFVADASHQLRNPLSALLLRIELLALELPEGNEEIASVRTEGKRLAQVLDDLLGLALAEHAAADLRLTDIGELAAERVGAWRPLAEEHGVRLTGLCPATTGWADPVALSSALDAVIDNALKFTPEGEEVRVEVSWTGELTTVVITDGGPGLTEDELARIGDRFWRSNRHQNVKGSGLGLSISRALLTAGGGSITYEQNEPHGLRVTVGVPRGEPGRAA is encoded by the coding sequence GTGCGCTCTCGCCTCCTCCCGCTGCTCATCGTCCTCATGGCGGGTGTGCTGCTCGCGCTCGGCTTCCCGCTCGCGGTGAGCGTGGCGGCGGCGCAGCAGCAGAAGGTGGTCATCGACCGGATCGACGACACGGCCCGGTTCGCGGCACTCGCGCAGTTCGTCACGAAACGCCCCACGGGTTCACGCCTGCGGGACAAGGACGAACGACGAGAAACCCTCCAGACCGAACTCGACTACTACCACCAGGTCTACGGGATCAAGGCGGGCGTCTTCTTCCGGGACCGTGAGCCCATGGCTCTCGCCCCCGGGGACTGGTTCCTGCCCCCGCGGGGCGCCGAGGTGCGGGAGGCCTTCGAAGAGGCCCTCAGGTCCCGTGGAAGCCACGATCCGCGGCAGGTCTGGCCCTGGCGGCGCGGCCGGCTCGTCGTCGCGTCGCCGGTGATCAGGGACGGGGACGTCATCGCCGTCGTCGTCACCGACTCGCCCACGGGACGCATGCGTTCGAAGACGCTGCAGGGATGGCTGCTCATCGGCGCCGGCGAGTCGGCGGCGATGCTCCTCGCCGTCGGTGCCGCACTGCGCCTCACCGGCTGGGTGCTGCGCCCGGTGCGGGTCTTGGACGCGACCACGCACGACATCGCGACCGGGCGCCTGAAGTCGCGGGTCGCGGCCGCGGGCGGACCACCGGAACTGAGGCGCCTGGCCCGGTCGTTCAACGAGATGGCCGACAACGTCCAGGACGTCCTCGAGCAGCAGCGGGCCTTCGTCGCCGATGCCTCGCACCAACTGCGCAACCCGCTCTCCGCCCTGCTGCTCCGTATCGAGCTGCTCGCCCTCGAACTGCCCGAGGGGAACGAGGAGATCGCCTCCGTGCGCACCGAGGGCAAACGCCTCGCCCAGGTGCTCGACGACCTGCTGGGCCTCGCGCTCGCCGAGCACGCCGCGGCCGACCTGCGGCTCACCGACATCGGGGAGCTCGCGGCCGAACGCGTCGGAGCCTGGCGGCCGCTCGCCGAGGAGCACGGGGTACGGCTGACGGGACTCTGCCCGGCGACCACCGGCTGGGCCGACCCGGTCGCCCTGTCCAGTGCCCTGGACGCGGTGATCGACAACGCCCTCAAGTTCACGCCCGAGGGCGAGGAGGTGCGGGTGGAGGTCTCCTGGACCGGTGAGCTGACGACCGTAGTGATCACGGACGGCGGACCCGGCCTCACAGAGGACGAACTCGCCCGCATCGGAGACCGCTTCTGGCGCAGCAACCGCCATCAGAACGTAAAGGGATCGGGCCTCGGCCTGTCCATCTCGCGCGCCCTGCTCACCGCGGGCGGCGGTTCCATCACATACGAACAGAATGAGCCGCACGGGCTGCGGGTGACCGTCGGCGTGCCGCGCGGCGAACCCGGGCGCGCGGCCTGA